ATGGCCAGCGAATTACAGGCACGCGGGTTGTACTTCATGGTGCACGAACCCAGCGGATAGAAATGCGTATCGATCGAGTAGTTCAGCTGCGACAACCGCGTGTAGTGACGCACGGCCTGCAACTCAGTGACCTCCGGCAGCCGCGGCGCCTGCCGGCGACGCCACTGTGACGGGATTGCCACGGCGGCATCGGCCAGCGGCGCCTGTGCCACGGCACGACGGCCAGGGCGGGACTGCTCGAAGATCAGCGGCTCGGTCATCGCTCAGCCCAGCGCGGCGATGGCGGCGTTGTAGTCAGGTTCTTCAGCAATTTCGCCGACCAGTTCAGCGTGACGAATGTTGTCGTTTTCGTCCAGCACCAGTACGGCGCGCGCGGTCAGGCCGGCCAGCGGCCCGTCGGCAAGCTCGATGCCATAGTCTCTGGCAAAGCTCGAGCGCATGGTCGACAACGTGTGCACGTTCTCCAGCTCTTCGGCGCCACAGAAACGCGCCTGCGCGAACGGCAGGTCAGCCGATACCATCAGCATGACCGTATCGCCGTGATCGCGGGCGTAGTCATTGAATTTTTTGGTCGAGATCGCGCACACCGGCGTATCGACACTGGGAAAAATGCTGATCAGCTTTTTCTTGCCCCGCCACTGGTCCAGCGACACGTCTTCCAGGCCGCTGTTGGTCAGCGTGAATTGCGGCGCCTGGCTGCCTGCCGCCGGCAGCTCACCGCAGGTATTACACGGGTTGCCCTTCAAAGTAACTGTTGCCATAGCTTGATTCCTTTTTTCAGATGTCAGGCGACGCGCGCATCGGCCAGCACGGCACGAAAAGCGTCGGCGCAGGTTTGCAGGTCGGCCAGCGTTTTGGTTTCAGTTGCACAAACCAGCAACGCAGGCCCCAGTTCGGGAAAGTGCTCCTCGAGGTTGTAGCCGCCCAGCACACCGCGGTGTGCCAGCGCGTCAAGCACCGGCTGCACCGGACGGTCAAGCCGCAGTGCTGCCTCGTGGAAGCGTGTACCGCTGAACAGCGGCTCGATGCCGTCGATTGCACTCAATGCCTCGACCAGCTGCGCGGTCCGTTGCACCGATGTGGCAGCGACGCGCGCCAGGCCCGCGGCGCCCAGCATTGCCATGTAAATGGTAGCCGCAGTCACCATCAGGCCCTGATTGGTGCAGATATTCGAAGTGGCACGCGAACGGCGAATGTGCTGCTCGCGCGCCTGCAATGTCAGCGTGAATCCGGGCTTGCCGTCAATGTCTACGGTACGACCGACGATGCGACCCGGCATCTGGCGGACAAAAGCCTGGCGGCTGGAAAGAAAGCCGAAATACGGCCCGCCGGAACTGAGCGGGACACCCAGTGGCTGGCCCTCGCCGCAGACAATATCGGCACCGGTCTCGCCCCACTCACCGGGCGGCTTCAACAATGCCAGCGAAGTCGGGTTGACCACCGCTATGACCAGCGTGTTGTTTTCGTGCGCCCAGTCGGTCAGTGCGTCGAC
This Gammaproteobacteria bacterium DNA region includes the following protein-coding sequences:
- the gcvPA gene encoding aminomethyl-transferring glycine dehydrogenase subunit GcvPA, whose amino-acid sequence is MPFNPHTPEDISEMLDTIGVDDIEQLFDEIPADLRIDGLPAVPAMAAEMEVTRLMHERAAADGSRLSFIGAGAYEHHIPAAVWQITTRGEFYSAYTPYQAEASQGTLQLIYEYQTMMCELTGMEVSNASLYDGASAVAEAALMAVRANRKSKSRKLLIASTLNPRYREVVNNITTGQGLVLEEVACCTEAGNTVPAALQRFNGEDIAALVIPQPNFFGVLEDVDALTDWAHENNTLVIAVVNPTSLALLKPPGEWGETGADIVCGEGQPLGVPLSSGGPYFGFLSSRQAFVRQMPGRIVGRTVDIDGKPGFTLTLQAREQHIRRSRATSNICTNQGLMVTAATIYMAMLGAAGLARVAATSVQRTAQLVEALSAIDGIEPLFSGTRFHEAALRLDRPVQPVLDALAHRGVLGGYNLEEHFPELGPALLVCATETKTLADLQTCADAFRAVLADARVA
- the tpx gene encoding thiol peroxidase, yielding MATVTLKGNPCNTCGELPAAGSQAPQFTLTNSGLEDVSLDQWRGKKKLISIFPSVDTPVCAISTKKFNDYARDHGDTVMLMVSADLPFAQARFCGAEELENVHTLSTMRSSFARDYGIELADGPLAGLTARAVLVLDENDNIRHAELVGEIAEEPDYNAAIAALG